The proteins below are encoded in one region of Aquisphaera giovannonii:
- the sixA gene encoding phosphohistidine phosphatase SixA: MPAATASGPDDVPPASADFREAASIALPHRGQGPNMQTLYLLRHGIAVPHGTPGIADDDRPLTSKGEHRTRQVGRGLSACGLAIDRIVSSPLPRALRTAELVAHELGLPQQVEVNEALTAGRSAQEIRDWLRDRSEEHLLLVGHNPAISELVGLLIVGEPHRLSFELKKAAVAAIFRGPDPASRYELLWTAPPRLLRRLGR, from the coding sequence ATGCCTGCCGCAACCGCCAGCGGGCCCGACGACGTCCCGCCCGCCTCGGCCGATTTCCGCGAGGCCGCCTCGATCGCATTACCTCACCGGGGCCAGGGACCCAATATGCAGACGCTCTACCTCCTCCGTCACGGCATCGCGGTGCCCCACGGTACTCCCGGGATCGCCGACGACGACCGGCCCCTCACCTCCAAGGGGGAGCACCGCACGAGGCAGGTCGGGCGCGGCCTGTCCGCTTGCGGGCTGGCGATCGACCGAATCGTCTCCAGCCCCCTGCCGCGGGCGCTGCGAACGGCCGAGCTCGTCGCGCACGAGCTCGGGCTCCCCCAGCAGGTGGAAGTGAACGAGGCCCTCACCGCCGGCCGCTCGGCGCAGGAGATACGCGACTGGCTGCGGGATCGTTCCGAGGAGCATCTCCTGCTCGTCGGCCACAATCCGGCGATCAGCGAGCTCGTCGGGCTGCTGATAGTCGGCGAGCCCCACAGGCTCTCCTTCGAACTGAAGAAGGCCGCCGTGGCGGCGATCTTCCGCGGTCCCGATCCCGCGTCTCGCTACGAGTTGCTCTGGACGGCGCCGCCCCGGCTGCTTCGCCGACTCGGTCGTTAG
- a CDS encoding FtsK/SpoIIIE domain-containing protein — MPESPLVRKEIDALNGLEALIAARSKEESETEQVFQRRREREEQEYRASAQKRTSRYKAERSELEAQYNKARDGIGKAADRETQAIKAEYEQALAAIESRLKNERARAKKAMEESGWQALAMYEAARDGAKKTRKADEEALAQSRADFEAVQGAAIPILDRYRKLAGPEPPAATPPASASGIAAGGPSTAPGAADVNATDPGESTKLTTLQDAIKAADEELLTVEKMGLASFLRPQNFFWPFLLLGILAGVGLGLQAGWIVGGVVGVAAALVAGIGSYIGLKKVVRPRLARHYFALQHAVDDAGRLLEQTKEWVKNDYERKMREAEENRERDVNKSRATAQQRSQDAEARYQREKADADTSFPARLDAVAAKRDADMKAADGHYPPRLKAMDEAYEADSAQLQDAFRKAKAETTRLYEEAWANLVRKWSDGLAAAGRLAGEVNEESKRRFMDWEKVPVAEWTPPKEVPPALPFGRFTIDLSDFPRGVPTDPRLKDAGPTHLELPAFIPFPIRSSVLIKAPDSGKYESVRLLQALMLRFLTSVPPGKVRFTIFDPVGLGENFAAFMHLADYHELLVTSRIWTETPHIEQRLTDLQQHMENVIQKYLRNEFETIEEYNAYAGEVAEPFRVLVAANFPAAFNESAARRLASIVSTGARCGVYALISMDPRAQVPAGCNMKEVEANCVNVSWKDGKLGWRDSNFGRFPLQLDAPPDPGTFSQILHVVGEKARDANRVEVPFDFIAPPPEAYWASDSRGGVDVPLGRAGATKLQSMALGKGTSQHALIAGKTGSGKSTLLHALITNAALRYSPDDVELYLIDFKKGVEFKVYASLELPHAKVIAVESEREFGLSVLQRLDLELKRRGDLFRDTGVQDIRGFRDARSDIPMPRILFIVDEFQEFFVEDDKISQEVSLLLDRLVRQGRAFGMHVILGSQTLGGAYSLARATLGQMAVRVALQCSEADAHLILSEDNTAARLLTRPGEAIYNDANGLIEGNNLFQVVWLSDDQREAYLEQIQRLAKARHRRPATPIVFEGNLPAIASKNPLLNPLLDAATWPEPPRYESAWLGDAIAIKDPTAVVFRPQSGSNLLIIGQADEAALAMFLMAAVSIAAQHPPRRKDGIKFYLLDGSPVDSSLSGRLGKLAQLLPHDAKNVSARELPAVMGEVAAEIERRRDVDAEGLSPIYLFIYDIQRFRDLRKGDDDYGFSSSFGEDKSASPSKSFGTILKDGPAVGVHTVVWCDSVNNLNRTFDRTGLREFELRVLFQMSANDSSSLIDSPAAGKLGPNRALFFSEEENKLEKFRPYGLPDPTWLDQVTEQFRSRPVPAESAAGVDGDRVAHGEGNGRPEDHPSAASMTEEVGPTPGA; from the coding sequence ATGCCCGAGTCACCTCTCGTCCGGAAAGAGATCGACGCCCTCAATGGCCTGGAGGCGCTGATCGCCGCCAGGTCCAAGGAGGAGTCCGAGACCGAGCAGGTCTTCCAGCGCCGGCGGGAGCGTGAGGAGCAGGAGTATCGCGCCTCCGCCCAGAAGCGGACCTCGCGCTACAAGGCGGAGCGGTCCGAACTCGAGGCGCAGTACAATAAGGCCCGGGATGGGATCGGCAAGGCCGCGGACCGGGAGACCCAGGCGATCAAGGCCGAGTACGAGCAGGCCCTCGCCGCCATCGAGTCACGACTGAAGAACGAGCGGGCCCGCGCCAAGAAGGCCATGGAAGAGTCCGGCTGGCAGGCCCTGGCGATGTACGAGGCGGCCCGGGACGGGGCCAAGAAGACCCGCAAGGCGGACGAGGAAGCCCTGGCGCAATCGCGCGCCGACTTCGAGGCCGTGCAGGGCGCCGCGATCCCGATCCTGGATCGCTATCGTAAGCTCGCGGGGCCGGAGCCTCCGGCGGCCACCCCGCCAGCCTCGGCATCGGGGATCGCCGCGGGCGGGCCTTCAACGGCCCCGGGGGCGGCGGACGTCAACGCCACCGATCCCGGCGAGTCGACCAAGCTGACGACGCTCCAGGACGCCATCAAGGCCGCCGACGAGGAGCTGCTGACGGTCGAGAAGATGGGACTCGCGAGCTTCCTCCGGCCGCAGAACTTCTTCTGGCCCTTCCTCCTCCTGGGCATCCTCGCTGGCGTCGGGCTCGGGCTCCAGGCGGGCTGGATCGTGGGCGGCGTCGTCGGCGTGGCGGCGGCGTTGGTTGCGGGCATCGGCTCCTACATCGGCCTGAAGAAGGTGGTGCGTCCCCGGCTGGCCAGGCACTACTTCGCGCTCCAGCACGCGGTCGACGACGCAGGACGCCTCCTCGAGCAGACGAAGGAGTGGGTGAAGAACGACTACGAGCGGAAGATGCGCGAGGCGGAGGAGAACCGGGAGCGCGACGTCAACAAGTCCCGAGCCACCGCCCAGCAGCGCAGCCAGGACGCCGAGGCGCGGTACCAGCGCGAGAAGGCCGACGCCGATACCTCGTTCCCGGCACGGCTCGACGCCGTCGCGGCGAAGCGCGACGCGGACATGAAGGCGGCCGACGGCCACTACCCGCCGCGGCTCAAGGCGATGGACGAGGCCTACGAGGCCGACTCGGCCCAGCTCCAGGACGCATTCCGGAAGGCGAAGGCGGAGACGACCCGTCTCTACGAAGAGGCGTGGGCCAACCTGGTCCGCAAGTGGAGCGACGGCCTTGCCGCGGCCGGCCGCCTGGCCGGCGAGGTGAACGAAGAATCGAAGCGGCGATTCATGGACTGGGAGAAGGTCCCGGTCGCGGAATGGACGCCCCCGAAGGAGGTGCCCCCCGCGCTGCCGTTCGGACGCTTCACGATCGACCTCTCCGACTTCCCCAGGGGCGTGCCCACAGACCCTAGGCTCAAGGACGCGGGGCCGACGCACCTGGAGCTCCCCGCGTTCATCCCGTTCCCGATCCGATCGTCGGTGCTCATCAAGGCCCCGGACTCGGGCAAGTACGAGTCCGTCCGCCTGCTCCAGGCCCTGATGCTGAGGTTCCTCACCTCGGTCCCGCCGGGCAAGGTCCGGTTCACGATCTTCGACCCCGTCGGCCTCGGCGAGAACTTCGCGGCGTTCATGCACCTGGCGGACTACCACGAGCTCCTGGTGACCAGCCGGATCTGGACCGAGACGCCGCACATCGAGCAGCGGCTCACGGACCTCCAGCAGCACATGGAGAACGTGATCCAGAAATATCTTCGGAACGAGTTCGAGACGATCGAGGAGTACAACGCCTACGCGGGGGAAGTCGCCGAGCCGTTCCGCGTCCTGGTCGCGGCGAACTTCCCCGCCGCGTTCAACGAGTCGGCCGCGAGGCGGCTGGCCAGCATCGTGAGCACGGGCGCACGCTGCGGTGTGTACGCCCTCATCTCGATGGACCCGCGGGCCCAGGTGCCCGCCGGCTGCAACATGAAGGAGGTGGAGGCCAACTGCGTGAACGTGAGCTGGAAGGATGGGAAGCTGGGTTGGAGGGATTCGAACTTCGGTCGGTTCCCGCTCCAGCTCGACGCCCCCCCCGACCCGGGAACGTTCTCGCAGATCCTTCACGTCGTCGGCGAGAAGGCCCGCGACGCCAACCGCGTCGAGGTACCGTTCGACTTCATCGCCCCGCCGCCGGAGGCCTACTGGGCTTCGGATAGCCGGGGCGGCGTGGACGTGCCCCTCGGCCGGGCCGGCGCGACGAAGCTCCAATCCATGGCCCTGGGCAAGGGGACCAGCCAGCACGCCCTCATCGCCGGCAAGACCGGCTCGGGCAAGTCCACCCTGCTCCACGCCCTGATCACCAACGCCGCGCTGCGGTACAGCCCGGATGACGTCGAACTGTACCTGATCGACTTCAAGAAGGGCGTCGAGTTCAAGGTCTACGCGTCGCTCGAGCTGCCGCACGCGAAGGTCATCGCCGTGGAGAGCGAACGCGAGTTCGGCCTGAGCGTGCTCCAGCGCCTGGACCTCGAGCTGAAGCGGCGCGGCGACCTGTTCCGCGACACCGGCGTGCAGGACATCCGGGGCTTCCGCGACGCCCGCTCCGACATCCCGATGCCGCGCATCCTGTTCATCGTGGACGAGTTCCAGGAGTTCTTCGTCGAGGACGACAAGATCTCCCAGGAAGTCTCCCTGCTGCTCGACCGCCTGGTCCGGCAGGGGCGGGCCTTCGGCATGCACGTGATCCTGGGATCCCAGACCCTCGGCGGGGCCTACTCGCTGGCCCGCGCGACGCTCGGCCAGATGGCGGTGCGCGTGGCGCTCCAGTGCTCGGAGGCGGACGCGCACCTGATCCTCTCCGAGGACAACACGGCCGCCCGGCTCCTCACCCGCCCGGGCGAGGCCATCTACAACGACGCCAACGGCCTGATCGAGGGCAACAACCTCTTCCAGGTCGTCTGGCTCTCCGACGACCAGCGGGAGGCCTACCTCGAGCAAATCCAGCGGCTCGCCAAGGCGCGTCACCGACGCCCCGCGACGCCCATCGTCTTCGAAGGCAACCTGCCGGCCATCGCCAGCAAGAACCCGCTCCTCAACCCGCTCCTCGACGCAGCGACCTGGCCCGAGCCCCCACGCTACGAGTCCGCCTGGCTCGGGGATGCGATCGCCATCAAGGACCCGACCGCCGTGGTCTTCCGGCCCCAGAGCGGGAGCAACCTGCTGATCATCGGCCAGGCGGACGAGGCCGCCCTCGCCATGTTCCTGATGGCCGCCGTCAGCATCGCGGCCCAGCACCCGCCCCGCCGCAAGGACGGCATCAAGTTCTACCTCCTGGACGGCAGTCCCGTCGATTCCTCGCTCTCCGGCCGGCTCGGCAAGCTCGCGCAGCTCTTGCCGCACGACGCCAAGAACGTCTCGGCCCGAGAGCTGCCTGCCGTGATGGGGGAGGTCGCCGCGGAGATCGAGCGCCGCCGCGACGTGGACGCCGAGGGCCTGTCGCCCATCTACCTCTTCATCTACGACATCCAGCGCTTCCGGGACCTCCGCAAGGGCGACGACGACTACGGGTTCTCGTCGAGCTTCGGCGAGGACAAGTCGGCGTCGCCCTCCAAGTCCTTCGGCACCATCCTCAAGGATGGCCCGGCTGTCGGGGTGCACACGGTGGTCTGGTGCGACAGCGTGAACAACCTGAACCGCACGTTCGACCGGACGGGACTTCGCGAGTTCGAACTCCGCGTCCTCTTCCAGATGAGCGCGAATGACAGCAGCTCGCTCATCGATTCGCCCGCCGCCGGGAAACTGGGCCCCAACCGTGCCCTCTTCTTCAGCGAGGAGGAGAACAAACTCGAGAAGTTCCGCCCTTACGGCCTGCCCGATCCGACGTGGCTCGACCAGGTCACCGAGCAGTTCCGGTCACGCCCCGTCCCGGCCGAGTCGGCCGCGGGGGTCGATGGCGACCGGGTCGCTCATGGCGAGGGGAACGGCCGCCCGGAGGACCATCCTTCGGCCGCGAGCATGACGGAGGAAGTCGGGCCTACGCCGGGCGCGTGA
- a CDS encoding glycoside hydrolase family 172 protein, producing MNRQRVIPLVRILLVSSALLAGVSTARAQGDSRPFNGLDTHLGNLSRLSDAKSRSISPENFRGEKGKAGMATEGTGKNASRELGQTWKVSPSVRIPAKSTFTIADIDGPGAIQQIWMTPAPIDKTRQYILRFYWDGEDEPSVEVPMADFFCCGWGKYCQINSLPVCVNPGSAFNSYWSMPFRKKAKITMENLDAKDMVLYYQVNYTLTEVPADAAYFHAQFRRIHKLEPKTNYTILEGVKGKGHYVGTYLAWEVRSPGWWGEGEIKFFMDGDSQFPTICGTGTEDYFCGSYNFENQESHKYQTFSTPYTGLPQVLPPDIIYVPGQRFGLYRWHIADPIRFEQELKVTIQALGWQSGGRYLPLEDDIASVAFWYQTEPHGKFPPLPDSEGLSVKPQVVAKPDAAKK from the coding sequence ATGAATCGACAGCGTGTGATTCCGCTGGTCCGCATCCTCCTCGTATCATCCGCACTGCTTGCTGGGGTGTCGACGGCCAGGGCCCAGGGCGACTCCCGGCCCTTCAATGGGCTGGACACTCATCTCGGCAACCTGTCGCGGCTCTCGGACGCGAAGAGCCGGTCCATCAGCCCGGAGAACTTCCGGGGGGAGAAGGGCAAGGCCGGCATGGCCACCGAGGGGACCGGCAAGAACGCCTCCCGCGAACTCGGGCAGACTTGGAAGGTCTCCCCGTCCGTTCGGATTCCCGCCAAGAGCACGTTCACGATCGCGGATATCGATGGCCCGGGCGCGATCCAGCAGATCTGGATGACCCCGGCCCCGATCGACAAGACTCGGCAATACATCCTCCGGTTCTACTGGGACGGCGAGGACGAGCCGTCGGTCGAGGTCCCGATGGCGGACTTCTTCTGCTGCGGCTGGGGCAAATACTGCCAGATCAACTCCCTGCCCGTCTGCGTGAACCCCGGCAGCGCGTTCAACTCCTACTGGTCGATGCCCTTCCGCAAGAAGGCGAAGATCACGATGGAGAACCTCGACGCCAAGGACATGGTGCTCTACTACCAGGTCAACTACACGCTGACCGAGGTCCCGGCCGACGCGGCGTACTTCCACGCGCAGTTCCGCCGGATCCACAAGCTGGAGCCCAAGACGAATTACACGATCCTGGAGGGCGTGAAGGGCAAGGGACATTACGTGGGGACCTATCTCGCGTGGGAGGTCAGGAGCCCCGGGTGGTGGGGCGAGGGGGAGATCAAGTTCTTCATGGATGGCGATAGCCAGTTCCCCACCATCTGCGGCACCGGGACGGAGGACTACTTCTGCGGCTCTTACAACTTCGAGAATCAGGAGTCGCACAAGTACCAGACGTTCAGCACGCCGTACACGGGGCTCCCGCAGGTCCTGCCGCCGGACATCATCTACGTACCCGGCCAGCGCTTCGGTCTCTATCGCTGGCACATCGCCGATCCGATCCGGTTCGAGCAGGAGCTCAAGGTCACCATCCAGGCCCTCGGCTGGCAGTCGGGCGGGCGCTACCTCCCGCTGGAGGACGACATCGCCTCGGTCGCCTTCTGGTATCAGACCGAGCCACACGGCAAGTTTCCCCCGCTCCCGGATAGCGAAGGCCTGTCCGTCAAGCCCCAGGTCGTCGCCAAGCCCGACGCGGCGAAGAAATGA
- a CDS encoding PfaD family polyunsaturated fatty acid/polyketide biosynthesis protein has translation MKWSSDGFRDALERALDAVAEPFLVLEPAEGREPGAECVRPGTPFGPSRVEEDSSRIRAFVPAMPLDSLGDPSFREAHGTRYAFMAGAMANGIASVELVEAMARGGMLGIFGAAGLTIDQVDRAIDRLSGSLGESQPFGFNLIHSPHEPALEEAVVDLYLRRKVRLVEASAFLGLTLPVVRYRVAGIHADASGRIVAANRIIAKVSRVEVAARFLSPPPEKMLAELVSRGEINAEQAAMASRLPLADDLTAEADSGGHTDNRPAIVLIPTMIALRDRIASERGYARPPRVGAAGGISTPWSAAAALAMGAAYLVTGSVNQACQEAGTSDAVRRMLAEAQQADIAMAPAADMFEMGVKVQVLKRGTMFPMRAAKLYEIYRNHSGLDDIPPAERAVLEKTIFRLPLDEVWEQTKAFFRRRDPAQAERGERESKHRMALVFRWYLGQSSRWANAGEPSRTVDYQVWCGPAMAAFNDWVRGSFLEAPEARRAVIVARSILHGAAVLGRARALEAQGVRLPAGLPRLAPRARGDIE, from the coding sequence GTGAAGTGGTCGTCTGACGGGTTCCGCGACGCGCTCGAACGAGCGCTCGACGCGGTCGCGGAGCCGTTCCTGGTCCTCGAACCGGCCGAGGGCCGAGAACCCGGCGCGGAGTGCGTGCGGCCCGGCACGCCATTCGGACCGTCCCGGGTCGAGGAAGACTCGTCTCGGATTCGGGCCTTCGTGCCGGCTATGCCGCTGGACAGCCTCGGCGATCCCTCGTTCCGCGAGGCCCACGGGACGCGCTACGCCTTCATGGCGGGCGCGATGGCCAACGGGATCGCGTCGGTGGAGCTGGTTGAGGCGATGGCGCGCGGAGGCATGCTCGGGATCTTCGGCGCCGCGGGTCTGACGATCGACCAGGTGGACCGGGCGATCGACCGACTCTCCGGAAGCCTGGGCGAGTCGCAGCCCTTCGGGTTCAACCTCATCCACAGCCCCCACGAGCCTGCACTAGAGGAGGCGGTCGTCGACCTCTACCTGCGGCGGAAGGTGCGGCTGGTGGAGGCGTCGGCATTCCTCGGCCTGACCTTACCGGTTGTCCGCTACCGTGTCGCGGGCATCCACGCCGACGCGAGCGGGCGGATCGTCGCGGCGAATCGGATCATCGCCAAGGTCTCCCGCGTCGAGGTTGCCGCGAGGTTCCTCTCGCCTCCGCCGGAGAAGATGCTCGCGGAGTTGGTCAGCCGGGGGGAGATCAACGCCGAGCAGGCGGCGATGGCCTCGCGGCTGCCGCTCGCGGACGACCTGACGGCCGAGGCCGATTCGGGCGGGCACACCGACAACCGGCCGGCGATCGTGCTGATCCCGACCATGATTGCCCTGCGGGACCGGATCGCCTCCGAGCGAGGATACGCCCGGCCGCCTCGCGTGGGCGCGGCGGGCGGGATCTCCACCCCCTGGTCGGCGGCCGCGGCGCTGGCGATGGGGGCGGCGTACCTGGTCACGGGCTCGGTGAACCAGGCCTGCCAGGAGGCCGGGACTTCGGACGCCGTCCGCAGGATGCTCGCGGAGGCTCAGCAGGCCGACATCGCGATGGCCCCGGCCGCGGATATGTTCGAGATGGGGGTGAAGGTGCAGGTCCTGAAGCGCGGGACCATGTTCCCCATGCGGGCCGCGAAGCTCTACGAAATTTACCGCAACCACTCGGGCCTCGACGACATCCCCCCCGCCGAGCGGGCCGTCCTGGAGAAGACCATCTTCCGGCTGCCTCTGGATGAGGTTTGGGAGCAAACGAAGGCGTTCTTCCGCCGCCGGGACCCGGCCCAGGCGGAGCGCGGCGAGCGCGAGTCGAAGCACCGGATGGCCCTCGTGTTCCGCTGGTATCTCGGCCAGTCGTCGCGGTGGGCCAATGCGGGCGAGCCGTCCCGGACGGTGGACTATCAGGTCTGGTGCGGCCCGGCGATGGCCGCCTTCAACGACTGGGTGCGGGGTTCATTCCTCGAGGCGCCGGAGGCCCGGCGGGCCGTCATCGTGGCCCGGAGCATCCTCCACGGGGCGGCGGTGCTCGGCCGTGCGCGGGCGCTCGAGGCGCAGGGCGTCCGCCTCCCGGCGGGCTTGCCGCGGCTGGCCCCCAGGGCGCGCGGTGACATTGAGTAG
- a CDS encoding ThuA domain-containing protein, producing the protein MKTCVRAGLVLLVAGVPSLAIAQQQATPAKPLKVLLTYGGHEFQEKEFFAMWDALPGVTYMKAPLPDSARLLKPGLEKEYDAIVCYDMNNKIAPEQQQAFLSLLDRGIGVVLLHHNLAAEPDWTEYAEVRGGRWLGGKATIDGKSYGPSTYDHDQQIPIRVVDKDHPITRGLEDFVINDEAYGNFYVSPKCHVLLAANHARDTGPFAWTNEFGKSRIVYFQAGHDAKAWACPSYKEILLRSIRWSTRRS; encoded by the coding sequence ATGAAAACGTGCGTCCGCGCAGGCCTCGTCCTGCTGGTCGCCGGGGTGCCCTCCCTCGCCATCGCTCAGCAACAGGCAACCCCGGCCAAACCGCTCAAGGTCCTGCTGACGTACGGCGGCCACGAGTTCCAGGAGAAAGAGTTCTTCGCGATGTGGGACGCCCTGCCTGGCGTCACCTACATGAAGGCCCCGCTGCCGGATTCGGCCCGGCTCCTCAAGCCGGGATTGGAGAAGGAATATGACGCGATCGTCTGTTACGACATGAACAACAAGATCGCCCCGGAGCAGCAGCAGGCCTTCCTGTCGCTCCTTGACCGCGGCATCGGGGTCGTCCTGCTCCACCACAACCTCGCGGCGGAGCCGGACTGGACCGAGTATGCGGAGGTCCGCGGCGGTCGCTGGCTGGGCGGGAAGGCGACGATCGATGGCAAGTCCTACGGCCCGTCCACCTACGACCACGATCAGCAGATCCCGATCCGGGTCGTCGACAAGGATCATCCGATCACGAGGGGCCTCGAAGACTTTGTCATCAACGACGAGGCTTATGGCAATTTCTACGTCTCTCCGAAGTGCCATGTCCTGCTCGCGGCCAACCATGCGAGGGACACCGGGCCATTCGCCTGGACGAACGAATTCGGCAAGAGCCGGATCGTCTACTTCCAGGCCGGGCACGACGCCAAGGCATGGGCATGCCCCAGCTACAAGGAGATCCTGCTTCGGAGCATCCGCTGGAGCACCCGCCGCAGTTGA
- a CDS encoding WXG100 family type VII secretion target, producing MAQAIVNPDEIRRFAARLKQFNNDLMNQLGVLHGQVSGLGQSWRDREHDKFVEEFEQTMQVMKRFVDTTNQHIPFLLRKADRADEYLQQR from the coding sequence ATGGCACAGGCCATCGTGAACCCGGATGAAATCCGCCGGTTCGCCGCGCGTCTCAAGCAGTTCAACAACGACCTCATGAATCAGCTCGGCGTCCTGCACGGCCAGGTTTCCGGCCTCGGCCAGAGCTGGAGGGATCGGGAGCACGACAAGTTCGTGGAGGAATTCGAGCAGACCATGCAGGTGATGAAGCGGTTCGTGGACACCACCAACCAGCACATCCCGTTCCTCCTCCGGAAGGCCGATCGCGCCGACGAATACCTCCAGCAGCGCTGA